AACTATCTTTTGCTTATGAACATTAAGGCtgggaaaaaaagaataaatattaagGTAAAATTTATGGTCCTACATGCAAATCTGGAAACATTAACTACCGAAACATtcctaggattttttttttcttgtgtgtgtaAAATTACAGGTTTAGATGTCTGATTAGATATTATCCTACATAAGGATGCCTTGTGcaatacaacaaatgaaaaacCTTGAACTGGAGAATTTTCTGAATGTGTGTATATTCATCAGATGCCCGATGCATAAACGCGAAGATGCTTACAAGTTAGTCATTTAgaagaatgtgaaaataaaatgacCGTTTAAAAGAAATTTccaaaaatattttgtgaatcCATCACTTTATTTATAGTATCAATATTTTTtgcaacagtgttattaaatttcAATTAAGTCCTACAGTAGTTGTATTGAATTTGTTTTTgcattacagaaattaaagtttttttttttgcactgaaaaCCATTTACCTAATtgtaaaaaagttaatttgtaaattagttttaaatgttattttcagtttacactgattttataaaaaaaaaaaaaaaaaaaaaaaggcttaataGGCTTTTCCTtgatgcaaaactttttttttctttttttgatgaaACATGACAAGGACAAATTTTTATCAGATTCTCATCCATTATCAGTTTATGTAATGAAATAAACCATTGAAATGAACATAAATGTTGAAAATTCTGCAAAGACAGAAAACTCAATTTCACTATTCAAAAAGGGTCAATATTTATAAAGCATCGTCACATACAATCAAATATCAAACTGCATAAATGTACAAAACAAATCTGAGTGAAGTTTGCTGTTTTCAGGGTCATTTCACTACTACATCTGATCCTACCTCGAACATGATTTTCTCTTGTATCTTTGCTgggtttttatttttggattgtcATGTAAATCTTTTGATCTCACAATAGCACCTCAGATATAAATCATTTCAATAAGTGTCATTGCTAGGCCACCACAGTCGCCACTTTTGTACCTCAAAATACGCAGATACAGAAAAGCAAACTAAACTCAAAACAGCACTTTAATAAAGAAAGACTGAGTGAAGTTCAGAAACATACGCAGAAGAAATAACATGAATACTGAAACTTGAAAGAGAAGTTTAGTACATTGACCAGAGCCTGTTGAGGGTGCTGTCGTCACATGTACTTCTCTTGATGTGGAAACAGGAAGCAGAAGGCAGAAGGCAGATGAGCGGTTTCCTGTCCCCGTGCCCTCGATGTGTGGAGGCCATGTGCTGGAATGGGGCTGAAGTTTAGGGCGTTTTGATCTTCTTGAGACGAGGGGATGTGCCGTTTTCTGCTTTAATCAGTCCATTCTCATGGTGACCAACTGCAGAACATACAAACAGCTCGTGTTCAAGAAGACAGACACATAACTGAACACAAAACAACATGTAACCAAAGACATCAGACCTACAAAACCAGTGTCTGTCATTCCTGAGGGTCACATTTTGACACACGgctatctaaatggggacattaCATACTTCTGTTTTTATCTAAAGATAGATATtcacttttcacaatattcacctAAACCCACCTCCAACAGAAAACATTCtgcagtaaaaaacaaaacacagtacTCACATAACTACAACTTCAAAAGAATCATTTTACCGTCCATGTACCTGAATCACGTTTCAGAGTGCGCTGCGTCTGTTGTTTAGCGGCCGCTCTCTTCCGGGCCGCCTGCTCCAGTCTCAGCTCACGTGTTCGGCTCAGCTGGAAACGGAAGAACTTCCAGAGCAGCCATGATTGAGTGAAACACACCACGATCAACACCAGCAGCctgtgtcaaacacacacacacacacagctttatcCTCATGTCCGGGTCTctactataaaaaaaacaagtgtgaACATCTGTCTCACCTTATAGAAAGAGTGTTGAAGTTTCCCGCCTCCAAATCAAGAGTCTGGTTTTCCGAACGAGCCAAACCGAAGCCCACGGCCAGGAACATCAGAGTCAGAGTGATCATCCGGGTCAGGACGAACCCGATGGACCACATCTCAAACCTACACATGCAACACAAGCATGTTATTCAgagatatttttatatacactacGTCAAACATTTGAGGTCAGTGTCtactgctcatcaaggctgcatttatttgatcaatgcTGCAGTAAAAAACGGTAATATTATTacggtttaaaataactgttctttATTTgagtatgtttttaaaatgtaatttattcctgtgatcaaatctgtattttcagcatcattgctccagtcttcagtgtcacatgatcttcagaaatcattctaacctgctgatttgctgctcaagaaacaggtCTTATTATAAATTGTCCCGTTTaagatttttgtggaaaccatgatacatttgttcaggattctttaaagaatagaacgttctaaagaacagcattcatttgaagtattctgtaacattataaatggatttacggtcacttttgatcaattgcatccttgttgaatttctcttttaaaaacaacaacaagtgcATGTGTGAGTAAATGTGGCTTACATTTTGTGGTGGTTTTcatcaataaagtaaaacagtCGAGACAGATGGAAACCCATCTCCGAAAGATACTGCAGAAACAACAAAACCAGCCCGACCCGCGTCAAGCTTAAGAGaaatgaaaaatgcattaaataaaacacTCAAATATCTGATATTATAAACAAACAGTTTTTTAATCAAAATCCTATTTgaagtatatatacacacacacacacgcatacatgcatacatacacacatacatataggtTTTCACTGGTTTCATGTGTGAGTGCGTCTATGGTCCATGTCTTACTTTAACAGATATGCAGCCAAAATGTGTAAGAGATAAAGACTAATGTACTGCAGCTGACGCGGGATTTCCTcctacaaacataaaaacacaatGCTTTCATTATATAGCAACAAAATTTGATCATTAAATAGAttaattattatgtatatacatcGATCTCTCTCCCTGCCTCCTCTCATCTTCTCTTACCTTTCTCACTTTCTGGAAGTAAAGCTCAGGTAGTGCGTGAAACCAGTACGCCAGCTGTGTGAGGTAGAAGAACTTCACCTGAAACCTGTCAGAAAGATGACAAGCTGACAGAGCCAATCACAATCAAATCAACCAACAACGCCGGCATACTTAGAGTTTCCATGTTTTTATTTGTCATGACATATATAGTGTTTGGATTAAGTTGCAAACATCCACGAGAcaatatcacaaaaaataaataaataaaagttactcagaaaataaattaaaagaaaaaaagttacaaataataaaaataaaaaatgtaaatcataaaattaaacatttattattatgaa
The genomic region above belongs to Carassius carassius chromosome 18, fCarCar2.1, whole genome shotgun sequence and contains:
- the LOC132092116 gene encoding translocating chain-associated membrane protein 2-like, which translates into the protein MAFRRRNKSYPFFSQEFLIQNHADIVFSLVIFILIGLMFETTAKTAILFIQPQYNISTMIADEEVTLYLYGLKDCATVVFYLCITIILHAVVQEYVLDKVNRRLHLSKSKNTKFNESGQLCVFYLVSSLWSLYVIATEGYLLHPSSLWENYPHVHLRFQVKFFYLTQLAYWFHALPELYFQKVRKEEIPRQLQYISLYLLHILAAYLLNLTRVGLVLLFLQYLSEMGFHLSRLFYFIDENHHKMFEMWSIGFVLTRMITLTLMFLAVGFGLARSENQTLDLEAGNFNTLSIRLLVLIVVCFTQSWLLWKFFRFQLSRTRELRLEQAARKRAAAKQQTQRTLKLGHHENGLIKAENGTSPRLKKIKTP